CTGCATTAGCCAGTAATGCCATGCCGCCGTGGGTCTTGGTCATGCTCTGGTCTTGCTCGCCCTGGGCGATTAGCGGAATATTCCCTTCTTCGTCCGCTGCCTGACTGGCCAGTTCCAGTACTGCGGCTATCTGCGACTGATTACAGTCAATATTGAACACTTCAAACGGTCTGAAGTTGCCGTCTATGGCAATATTCTTTTTCTTCTTCCAGACCTTGCGGGGAGCCAGTCGCCAGTCACCGTCTACCGGATCAATGGCATCCTCATCAATAACAATCTGGGGACCCGCCGACAGACCGGCGTTATCAAACAGCATTCGCCATGCGGCATTAACCCCGGTTTGCGGGTGACGTATCTGGTACGGCACGCCAAAGCCAAAAATACAGCTGTCATCCCTTTCCCAGTTGAAGACAGAGTAAGGGCTGTCTTCCGTGTCCTGCGGATGCAGCACAGCTTTTAATACCTTGCCGCCTGCAAACCAGACAATGCCCTGAATCTCAGTCAGTGAGTCCCGCTCATCACCCTCGTCAAAGGCACAACCGCACACTTCCAGATCGGCTTTTTTAATGGGACCGTGATACTCCCAGACTTCATACAGGCTGGAACTCTTCACAGAATCCACGCCGGTAATTTCCCGCAGTTCTGCCGTATGATCCTGAACCGAATGGGTGCTTCTGGCTTCCTGCTCCAGCAACTCTTTAACAGACGACTGGATCACGCCATTCAGCTTGGCAAACTCCCTCAGTCGTCTTTTTGTCCAGCGATGGCGTTCAAACTCGAACTCAACATCTTCCTTGCAGGTGGCGGACATGTCTGGGTAATAGTCCCAGGGGCTGACCCGCTCGATACCGGCTCTTGGTTCTGTCACCACCTGAAGAGCATGAATACCGTCTTCATTGGTCACCCATGCCTTGCGGGTACGGTTCACCACGACCGGACCTTTCAGAATTCCGGTACCCAGATCAACAGCATCACTGACCACCCTACGCCCTTTGGCATAGTATTCAGCCTCAGTCAGGTCGTCCTCAATCTGCCGGTTCATGCCTTTGGCAGCTTCCTTGGCTTCATCCATGGCCTGTTGCAAGGCTTCCTGCTGAACTGCCTGTAGGTCGCTAATGGTCTGCGGAACAGGCGTTGGCTCAATGCCGTAATTTCGGTCATCAGTCGGAAACAGCATCCGGGCTAACTGGGCTTTTGCTACACGACACTTTGGTCTTGTCTCATTGCGGAACAGCTTGGAACCGCCAGCCTGATCCAGTTTTGTTTTCAAGTCAGGCTCATAATCGCCGTGCTTCTGTCGGGAGTCTTTCAGCCAGCGTTGTTCAATGCTGCTGCGTTTGGAGGCGTTATCCTCACAGAGTTTTTGCAGCTCCTGCCCCAGATGATCCAGCTGCTCAATCTGCTTTTCCGTTAATGTCTGTTCCATCAGTAGCCCGCTGTGCTGTCGGCAATGCCTGTTCTGATTCGGTGTTGCTGAACCGGTTTGGTAATAGCCTGCTTGATACCCATGCAGAGATAACGCAGGGCATCCATCAAGTGATCGTCTTCCTTGACAATCAAACCTTTCTCGTTGCGATGGTAAAGCAGGTATTCCGCAATGGTGTATTGCAGGGTGCTGAAGAACTTCAGCCTGCCCGTTGAAAGACGCTGGTAGACTTCCAGTATTCCGGCTTCTACCGCTTTGTTGGCTTTATAAAGCTGCAATCCCTGCTGAATGTACAAGTCCCAGAGTCGCCTGCCGTCGGTCTGGCTTCTGCCTCTGGCTGCCGTGTCAATAATGCCCGGTATCCATTCGCCCCTGGCTTTTACCGCTGAAGCGTGAACCGATGGCTCGGCCTGCCCCCGGTAATGCTCGGAGTAACAATAAATGATGTCGTTATCCCGATCCCATGCGCCCCAGATACCCGCTGTTTTCTTCCAGCCCACGTCAAAGCCGTAGGCTCTGGCGAAATGTTCAGGTACTGGGAAGGGCTTACAGACCACTTCCTTTTCAGGTACCGGATAAATCGCCCCTTCACCCAGCCCGGGAATACCTTTTCTTCGGGCATCCCGTTCATGGGGAAGGTAAGACGCTTCCAGATCAGCCTTAGCCTGTTCGTTCAGGTGTGGCACATCGTCCCAGCCTGCCTGAACCACATAGCGACTCATAGGACACCCTTCATGGAACAATAGACTCCTGCTCTTTCTTGCTCTGCATGAAGGATTTCACCAACTGGGTCAGACCACTCAACGGGGTAAACGTCATAATCACAATACCGTCTGTAGTCATGGTTCGGGTCAGTGCTTCGGAGTACACATCGTGGGGAACTTCTTCATCCAGCCAGGCACCGTCCAGTTCAAAGCCCTGAAAGATTCGACGACCCTGATCGTAAGAACGCAGCTTCAACGACGAATAACCCCCGGCTTCACTTTTAACCTGCACTTCCTCATAAGCACCGGGCGTTCCCGCCTTGGTGACTGGCTTCTGATCCAGCCGGTCACGGGGTATCAAGCCGGTTCCCCATTCGTCAGTATCCCAGAGTCCGCCAAGCAGCTTTTTCTGAATGATGTCTCTGGTGGTTTGTGATGTGTCACCAGCGGCCAGAAACTGCACTGGCTTGTCAAACCGTCTGCCTTCCCACCAGTCCGGATAGTCGCAAGTCAGGTGCTGGGTGACTTCATAGCCGCCACCGGATTCTGACTTACCTACCCGGTTACCCGCCATGAACAAACGCTCTTTATGAATGGCTCCGGCTTTAAAGAACTCCATATGTTTTTTATAGAGCTCTCTGCGCAGTGGTCCCGACTCAGGAAAATACCGGTTGATCTGATTGTACTTCTCACGCCTCGCCTGCTCTTCCAGCAGCTCAAGCAGCTCACGCTTTTCCGGTAAGCTCAGCGATGCGCTCATCTATTTCCTGCTCACTCAGGTCATCGAATGTGTGGGTATTAGTGTTCTTGTTTTCAGTCTTGATGGCCGCCAGATCACCGTCCATCTTGTTCAGTTCCGCAATGGCAGAGATAGCCGCCTTGGCATCCACCATTGTTTTAACCATTGTGGCATCGTCGCCTTTGCCTTTTTGCGCCTCGACAGTATTCGAACAGGCTTCAATGATTTTTTTCAGCTGATCCCGTTTCCATTCAGCGGTAATGCCCAGGTCTTTTTTGATTTTTTTCTGACCTCTGGCGACAGAATCAGCGACCTTAACATTTCTCAACAGCCTGCTTGCTGTAGCTTCAGCCGTTTTTGCACTGTAACCGGCTGATATTGCCGCCTGAGTCGCATTGCCGCCATTGGCTAAGTACTCATCAACGAAACGCTGTTGTCTGTCGTTCAAACTCATCACAGACGCTCTATTAACCGATCCAATTTAGTCTCAATACTTTTAAGCTGACTCTTGAACTCTTCCCTGGCTTCCTTGTCTTGCTGGCGATCCCGTTCCTGTACTTCTTTCAGATGGGCGATATCTTTTGCATTGCCGTCGATGCGCCGTTCGATGCCTCCACCCCAGAGGAAAAGGGAGGCAATAATCATTACGGTGCTGATAAGGTGGGTAATGTTCAATTTGCGGTCAAGATGCCAGTGCTCCATCACTTGCTACTCCTTGCCCTGACTACACCCTCAACTGCTCCACCGCCGAAGTAGAACCCTAAAATCAGAGAAAAGGGAAAGCCAAGCGTTTCGTTATTCCAGTCGGCTAGGGTTTTGGCAGCTTCGAGAACATTGTTGCTACTGCAAACTGCTTCAATTCCACAAGGCTCCATGAAAGCAGAGATAACCAGCATCACTGCGCAGGTCATCCAGATCAGTACATAAGGAATACCGACAATAAGGGCCAGTAATCTTTGAGCCAGCTTGAAAGGTTCATACGCTTTCAGCAGCTTTAGAAAATGTTGGGACTTTTCTTCATTGGTGAAAAATGCTGCATCAATACCTTTGTAAATACCGTCTGCCGTTGTACTGATCGCCTTATCGCTGCCAAACAGTCTGCCAATAAAGCTCATCATGGGTACTCCGGCTGTTTGACTGTGATGCGAATCTGGAACTCATCCGGCAGGAAAGCCCGGAGTTCGTTGATGGCATTTTCTGAATTGATCACCATGTATTCCTGGCTGGACAATACTTTACCCACCGCAATACAGCCCTGGACATTCCTTGCCCAGTTGCCCTGATG
The Endozoicomonas gorgoniicola DNA segment above includes these coding regions:
- a CDS encoding phage terminase large subunit family protein, whose translation is MSRYVVQAGWDDVPHLNEQAKADLEASYLPHERDARRKGIPGLGEGAIYPVPEKEVVCKPFPVPEHFARAYGFDVGWKKTAGIWGAWDRDNDIIYCYSEHYRGQAEPSVHASAVKARGEWIPGIIDTAARGRSQTDGRRLWDLYIQQGLQLYKANKAVEAGILEVYQRLSTGRLKFFSTLQYTIAEYLLYHRNEKGLIVKEDDHLMDALRYLCMGIKQAITKPVQQHRIRTGIADSTAGY
- a CDS encoding terminase large subunit domain-containing protein, with translation MSASLSLPEKRELLELLEEQARREKYNQINRYFPESGPLRRELYKKHMEFFKAGAIHKERLFMAGNRVGKSESGGGYEVTQHLTCDYPDWWEGRRFDKPVQFLAAGDTSQTTRDIIQKKLLGGLWDTDEWGTGLIPRDRLDQKPVTKAGTPGAYEEVQVKSEAGGYSSLKLRSYDQGRRIFQGFELDGAWLDEEVPHDVYSEALTRTMTTDGIVIMTFTPLSGLTQLVKSFMQSKKEQESIVP
- a CDS encoding terminase small subunit, yielding MSLNDRQQRFVDEYLANGGNATQAAISAGYSAKTAEATASRLLRNVKVADSVARGQKKIKKDLGITAEWKRDQLKKIIEACSNTVEAQKGKGDDATMVKTMVDAKAAISAIAELNKMDGDLAAIKTENKNTNTHTFDDLSEQEIDERIAELTGKA